Within the Nyctibius grandis isolate bNycGra1 chromosome 4, bNycGra1.pri, whole genome shotgun sequence genome, the region cccatccctgccccaacGTGTCCCCATCCCtatccccatccccttcccattccatcccatccccaccctgtccccatcctcatcccatcccatccccatccctgtccccatccccttcccattCCATCTCTTccactgtccccatcccatcctgtccccgtccccgtcccgtCCCCGGGGGTGCCCGTGCCCTACCAGCCGGATGGCATCCTGGGGCCGCAGCAGCTGCATCATGAGCTGGAGGTGCTGCTCCTGCCGCCCCGGGGCCTGCCCGGGGGGTGCAGCCGGGGGGGGCTCGGCCGCCTCCTCGgcgggcagcagcagggcgGCCCCCCTGACCAGGACAAAGCTCTGCCTGGGGGACACGAGGGCCCTGAGCGGGACGGGGGGGCCCAGCCCGCAGCAGGACCCAGACCTCACGGCTGGGGTCCCCCCAGAGCGCTCCCCCGAGGAGCTGGGGCACCATGGGGGGGGAAATGCCCCTCAGGGggcagctgtgtcccctccccaccacgGTGAcccgtgtcccctgtcccctcggAGCCCCTCCTCACCGCCGCTGCAGCTGCCCGCGTCTGGGTGCATCTTCCTTCTGCGAAGGCCAGGGAGTGGGGGGCGATGCCCCCCGGGGGAGTGTGACCCCCAGGGCACAGACCATGCCCAGGGTGCCCGGCCAGCACCCCCGGCACGTCCCGCCTGGGCACCGCGGGTTGGGGACACCCTGCCAAAgtcaccccccccccagcagcacggGGCATTGGCAGGGCCCCAGGGGGAGCGTGGGGGCCCTGGGAGGGTCCCACTGgggaggcagagccctgggaTGTCAGGGGGGGGGtcctgtccccgtgtcccccccaccccggctgGGTGCTGCCCGGCGGGGAAGTGCTCGCAGGAGGAGCCCTGGGCTGGGCACCCTGATAAGGCCCAGTGGTTACTGGAATAGGGGCACTGGGACAGCGAAgatactgggagcactggggacagTGGGAACAACTCGGGACGACCGCCCCCCCCCACCGAAATAACTACGGGGCAACCCCCAGCCGGGAGCGGAGGGGACCCCAACACgtgctgggggcaactgggcTCCCAGTAACCTCCCACCGGGAGCGACTGGAGCAGCCTTTACCCCCGGGACAGCCCGTACCCAcccgccgggaccccccggggcAGCCTTTACCCCCGGGACAGCCCGTACCCCccccgccgggaccccccgggacAGCCCGTACCCCCCCCGCCAGGATCCCCCGGAGCAGCCTTTACCCCCGGGACAGCCCGTACCCCCCCGGGGCAGCCTTTACCCCCGGGACAGCCCATAACCtccgccgggaccccccgggacAGCCCGTACCCCCCCGCCAGGACCCCCCGGAGCAGCCTTTACCCCCGGGACAGCCCGTACCCccccgccgggaccccccggaGCAGCCTTTACCCCCGGGACAGCCCGTACCCCCCCGCCGGGACCCCGCCGGGGGCAGCCGCTCTTCCCACCGGAGCGCCCGGGCGAGCCGGgaccgcccgcccgcccccgcccgtCCCGGCAGCACCCGGAGCCCCGGGGCCGGAGCTGCTGCCGCGGTGCCCCCGGCCCGTCCCGGTGCCCGGTGCCCTGTGCCCGGTGCCCGTCCCGCACTCACCGCGGggcccccggccgcccccgccgcccgccgcaccGTGACCAGCGCCatgccccgccgcgccgccccccccccgccccgcaccaGGAagcgccgccgccaccgccccgcccGGACGGGAGCTGGCACGGCCCcgggcacggcacggcacggcacggcctgCAGCGGCCCCCTCCGCCCCCAGCACCACCCCACCGGGAACCCCCACACCACCCGCCCCGGGAGCGGGACCTCCCCGACGGGTCCGGGACCCCCCCGGTGCTtccccgggaccccccagggTCACCCCGCAGcacctgggaccccccccgagggtccccagcacccaggacccccctccccaggtCCCCAGCAGGTGGGACCCCCCCGAGGGTCCCCAGCacctgggaccccccaccctgTAGTCCACTGGCCATGCCCCGTGGGTGCCAGCCCAtcctgcccccctgccccaaccCTGTGCCCAGGACCCCCCCCTCGGGAGCAGgacaccccatcccaccccagacCGGACCCCCGTTGccctgggcccccccccccaagcccctcGTCACCCCGCGGGGTCTCCCCACGAAGTATAAATTGAATAAATTAAGCCCAGGGGAGGGAATGGGGGGCACAGGGCCTGatttgggtggggggggtcccatgggTGCCACCCATCACCCTGCCAGCCACAGCCTCAcacgtgtgtatatatatatatgtatatgtatatttacatacatctggggcccccccgggcccccccacTGCCACCGAGGGACGTGGCCTGGGGGTCCCCACccggccccacagcccccacctTGGGGTGCCCTTAACCAGGGCTCAGCCACAACCCACAGGGACCCCCGAGACCCCCGTGGGGTCAATGTACAACAGcgaagaggagggagggggtccctggggtggggggggggggtcctgggggtaggggtgtccctggggtgggggggtccccacaTCAGGGTCCCTGGGCTGAGGTGGGATCCCTGGATTGGGGGTCCCGGGGGTAGGAGGATCCCTGGATCAATTCCCCCCTCGTGGGGGGGGTTTGCCCACATTGGGGGGGGTCCTTGGCACTGGGGTGTCACCCTGGCACCGGCTGTGCCCAAGttggggggtcccgggggtaGGAGGATCCCTGGATCAGTTCCCCCCCGTGGGGGGGCTTTGCCCACATCATGGGGGGGGTCCTTGGCACCGGGGTGTCACCAAGttggggggtcccggggcgggACGGTGCCCACGCCGGGCTGTCCCCGTGCCTGGTGCTCCCTGGGCGAGGTGGTGCCAGCGGGGGCGTCCTTGTCCCCGGTGTGGGGTGTCCCCAAGGCGGGATGTCCCTGTCCCCGGTGTGGGGTGTCCCCACGCAGGATGCCCCTGTCCCCACgtggggggtccctgtccccccccaccccggcgcTACTTGTCGGTGAGGGAGAGGCGCAGGATGCGCTGGAGCTCCTCGTCCTCctcgcgccgccgccgctcccgctcctgctgctcccgctCCGAGAGCGCCATGGCCAGCCGGAGCTGCTCCGCGAAGCTGCCGTagccggggggggccgggggggtcccgccgccagccccggggggggtcTCACCCACCGGGGGGGCGGCGCTGGGGCCGGCCTGCAGCAGCATGCTCTCCTGCAGCGCCCTGCGGGGACAGGCGCTGTGGCCACGCCCCCCGGAGGAGGCCACGCCCCCAGGAGGAGGCCCCGCCCACAGGGCCCCGCCCATGCCCCACCCCGCGTGGCCACACCCCCTTCATAGCTCCACCCTGGGCTGGAGACCCACAGCCCTCTGCACACGCCCCGCCCCTCTGCACACGCCCCGCCCCTCTGCACacgccccgcccctccccacaTGCCCCGCCCCTCTGCACACGCTCCGCCCCTCTGCACacgccccgcccctccccacGCGCCCCGCCCCTCTGCACACGCTCCGCCCCTCTGCACACGCCCCGCCCATCTCCATATGCCCCGCCCCTCTCCACACGCCCCGCCCCTCTGCACACGCCCCGCCCCTCTGCACACGCCCCGCCCCTCTCCAAGCCACGCCCACACCCGCAGCAGCCCCGCCCATTATGACCACCCCACAGGGCCCCTCCCCTCCAGGCCACGCCCCCAGGGCCCCACCCCGACACCTTTAAGGCCCCGCCCCCTGCGGGCAGGGGTGGGCGTGGCCTGCCCATGCCCCGCCCCCGTGGGCGTGGCCTCACCGCTCCAGCTGCAGGTCCTCGTCGTAGGGGGGCGGGTCGGCGCCGGGGCGGGTGTTGGTCAGCGCCTCCCAGATGGTCAcctgggggggggcggggctgaggggcggggccagcgccgggggggcgtggcctggcccggggagggggcgtggccacgggggggggggcggggggtgcccaCCTGGTCGGTCTCGGTGCCCGCGTCGAGCAGGCTCTGCTGGATGGCGAACTGCAGCAGGTCGTCGTCCTCGTCCCGCAGGGGCTCGCTGCGCCCCGCGCCCAGCACCGTGTACCCCGCCGGCACCTCGAACACCCCCGCCTCCACCTCGCACGGGAACGGCCAGcctgccgcccgccccgccgtcAGCGCCCCGCGGCGCCCCGCGGCACCCCACGGCACCCCATCGCACCCATGGCACCCCATCCCCACGGCACCCCGTGGCatcccacagcaccctgcacccacagcaccccatCCCCACGGCACCCCACAGTGTCCCATGGCACCCCATGGCACCTCACACCATCCTGTGGCACCCTGCGGCATCCCACGGCACCCCGCACCCatggcatcccatccccatGGCACCCCACAGTGTCCCATGGCACCCCGTGGCATCCCACAGCACCCATGGCACCCCATCCCCATGGCACCCCACAGTGTCCCATGGCACCCCATGGCATCACACAGCACCCTGCACCCATGGCACCCCATCCCCATGGCACCCCACAGTGTCCCATGGCACCCAGTGGCACCACACAGCACCCTGCACCCATGGCACCCcatccccacagcaccccacagTGTCCCGCAGCACCCCAGGGCATCCCACAGCACCCTGCGCCCATGGCACCCCATCCCCACGGCACCCCACAGTGTCCCAtggcaccccacagcaccccacggcaccccacagcaccctgcgGTGCCCCGCGGCACCCTacacccacagcaccccatgGCACCCCAAAGCACCCTGCACCCATGGCACCCCATCCCCACGGCACCCCACAGTGTCCCATGGCACCCCATGGCACCCAGTGGCACCCTACAGCAccctgcacccacagcaccccatCCCCATGGCACCCCATGGCATCCCACACCCACAGCACCCTGTGGCatcccacagcaccctgccCCCATGGCACCCTGCACCCATGGCACCCCATCCCCACAGCACCTCACACCATCCCATGGCACCCTACCCCACCCCCATGGGTGCCCCGTGCCCctcagcaccccacagcacccaccaccccactCCCACCCTACTGGTACCCAtcacccccagcccaggggaccCCGCTTCACCCTATACCcaccccccagagcccccccagccgcagggcacccccagcctcacctctagggtgggtgccgggggggtgggtgccgggggggtgcgggggggcgCAGACCCGCACGGAGCCCAGGGGCTGGTCGCACCCGCAGAGGTTGCTGAAGGTGATGCGGGCGTTGAGCACGTGGAAGAGGGGGAtctctgggggggggggcggggacaGGGGTCGGTGGCCACGCCCCCACGGGCCACACCCCCATAGGCCACGCCCCACCACGCCCCCATAGGCCCCGCCCTCACCGATCTTGACCGGGAAGCCGGGCGGCAGCTTGAGGGTGATGAAGTCGCGCAGCTTGGCGAAGTGGGCGTTGGAGATGGCCATGAGGTCGATGATGGGCGTCACCTGCTCCGCCAGCGACAGCGGGTGCTGCTCGCACAGCCACAGCGTCGCCTTGAACCTGCCCGGGCACCGCCGTGGGCACGGGGGCGCCGCGCcaccccgggacccccccgcgACACCCCGTGGGACCTGGCACCCAGTGACACATCCCCAGGGGCACCATCACCACCTCGATGTGTCCTGACACCCAGTGTCACGTCCCATGGACCCTGTCACCACCCCTGTGGGTCCTGACACCCACTGCCACATCCCCTGGGACACCATCACCACCCTGTGGGTCCTGACACCCAGTGCCATGTCCCATGGACCCTGTCACCACCCCATGGGTCCTGGTACCCACTGCCATGTCCCCAGGACTGTGTCACCAGCCCAAATGGGCTCCCTGACACCCACTGCCACATCCCATAGGACCCTGTCACCACCCCATGGGTCCTGGTACCCACTGCCATGTCCCCAGGACTGTGTCACCAGCCCAAATGGGCTCCCTGACACCCAGTGCCATGTCCCCTGGGACCCTGTCACCAACCCCGTGGGATGTGACACCCAGTGCCACGTCTCCTGGGACCCCATCACCACCCTGATGGGTCCTGACACCCACTGCCACGTCCCCAGGACTGTGTCACCAACCCCATGGGTCCTGACACCCAGTGCCACGTCCCATAGGACCCTGTCACCACCCCGATGGGACCTGATACCAAGTGCCATGTCCCATAGGACCCCGTCACCACCCCATGGGTTCTGACACCCAGTGCCACGTCCCCTGGGACCCCATCACCACCCCATGGGTCCTGGTACCCAGTGCCACATCCCCAGGGACCCCATCACCACCCCCATGGGTCCTAACACCCAGTGCCACGTCCCCTGggaccccaccaccaccccgaTGGGTCCTGACACCCAGTGCCACGTCCCATGGACCCTGTCACCACCCCAATGGGTCCTGACACCCAGTGCCACGTCCCCAAGGATCCTGTCACCAACCCCGTGGGACCTGACACCCAGTGCCACGTCCCCTGGGACACCATCACCACCCTGTGGGTCCTGACACCCAGTGCCATGTCCCATGGACCCTGTCACCACCCCATGGGTCCTGGTACCCACTGCCATGTCCCCAGGACTGTGTCACCATCCCAAATGGGCTCCCTGACACCCACTGCCACATCCCATAGGACCCTGTCACCACCCCTGTGGGTCCTGACACCAAGTGCCACGTCCCCAgggacaccaccaccacccccatgGGTCCTGGCACCCACTGCCACATCCCCAGGACTGTGTCACCAACCCCATGGGTCCCGACACCCACTGCCACATCCCCTTGAACCCCATCACTACCCTGATGGGTCCTGACACCCAGTGCCATGTCCCCAGGGACCCTGTCACCACCCCCATGGGTCCTGACACCCACTGCCACGTCCCCTGGGACCCCATCACCACCCCATGGGACCTGACACCCAGTGCCACGTCCCCAGGGACCATGTTACCACCCCGATGGGTCCTGACACccagtgccatgtcaccacccTGCACCAGTCCCCTCCTGTCCCAGCGCCGCGTCCCCGGGCCCGTGTCACCCTGTGGTGGCCTCACCTCTGCACCTTGCTGGACATCTCGATGGGGCGCCCGATGTTGCGGGTCTCCAGGTCGAAGTGGGGGTCGAAGTACTCCTCGGGGGTGATGGCCGTGGGGTTGGTGGGGCTGGCGGCCTGCGGCACGGGCGCCTGCGGTGGCACCGGCACCGCTCAGCCCTGTCTCCATGTCCCCCagcccccgggaccccccgccccggccacTCACCCCGTTGTGGGTGCCGTGCTGCTGCGCGATGCCCAGGAAGGAGTGGAAGGGGGTCTTGGAGCCTGGCCGGGGACAGAGGGGACGTGaggggtgtggggtgggtggggggcacTGCCACGGGTCACAGGGTGCCACGCCTGACGGGTGACACCCAGCACCCGTGGTGTCCCCAACCTGATGGGTCACAACCTGCCGTGGGTGCCGTGCCTGATGGGTCACACCCATGGGGACCCACATGCGACGGGTGACACCCCACAGGGTGTCCCATGCCTGATGGGTcacacccagcacccacagTGTCCCACACCTGAGAGGTGACACCCCACACACTGTCCCACACCTGACAGGTCACACCCAGCACCTATCGTGTCCTACACCTGATGGGTGACACCCAGCACCCATCATGTCCCACACCTGATGGGTGACACCCCACAGGGTGTCCCATGCCTGACGGGTGACACCCAGCACCCATGGTGTCCCACGCCTGAGAGGTGACACCCCACACACTGTCCCACACCTGATTGGTGACACCCAGCACCCATCGTGTCCCACACCTGATGGGTGACACCCCACAGGCTGTCCCAAACCTGACGGGTGACACCCAGCACCCACGGTGTCCCACACCTGAGAGGTGACACCCCAGAGGGTGTCCCATGCCTGATTGGTGACACCCAGCACCCATTGTGTCCCACACCTGATGGGTGACACCCCACAGGGTGTCCCACACCTGACGGGTGACACGCAGCACCCGTGGTGTCCCCAACCTGATGGGTCACAACCTGCCATGGGTGCTGTGCCTGATGGGTCACACCCATGGGGACCCACACTGTCCCACACCTGACGGGTGACACCCAGCACCCACGGTGTCCCACAC harbors:
- the ANKRD13D gene encoding ankyrin repeat domain-containing protein 13D; its protein translation is MARPGDTFPLHRLVWHNRHQALDSALRSGTHDVELADPRGRTPLELAVSLGHLESARVLLRHNANVGRENANGWTVLQEAVSTGDPEMVQLVLQYRDYQRATRRLAGIPELLSKLRRASDFYVEMKWEFTSWVPLVSKVCPSDVYRVWKRGESLRVDTTLLGFEHMTWQRGRRSYIFKGEEAGAVVMEVDHDKQVVYTETLALALHEPALLLAAMQPSEEHVAGRLTAPIVSTHLDTRNIAFERNKSGIWGWRSEKMEVVSGYEAKVYSASNVELVTKTRTEHLSDQDKSRSKGSKTPFHSFLGIAQQHGTHNGAPVPQAASPTNPTAITPEEYFDPHFDLETRNIGRPIEMSSKVQRFKATLWLCEQHPLSLAEQVTPIIDLMAISNAHFAKLRDFITLKLPPGFPVKIEIPLFHVLNARITFSNLCGCDQPLGSVRVCAPPHPPGTHPPGTHPRGWPFPCEVEAGVFEVPAGYTVLGAGRSEPLRDEDDDLLQFAIQQSLLDAGTETDQVTIWEALTNTRPGADPPPYDEDLQLERALQESMLLQAGPSAAPPVGETPPGAGGGTPPAPPGYGSFAEQLRLAMALSEREQQERERRRREEDEELQRILRLSLTDK